A genomic stretch from Alloyangia pacifica includes:
- a CDS encoding PAS domain-containing protein, with amino-acid sequence MILAGTNLEATALSTVMDYLAQRATICAKVLDRGGKVLAVNKRGLELLNTDATTICGQIWTEFWHGAERKKAEATLVSAFEGKPASFLGTFVHEHTGESTWDVEIVPLDWEDGKVARVLALSSFMSGTAPDGERAARAFEDRKMLGSLSELFHTLSNLTAVSTSAANILRRGVDQERAEALAEALTEAGLQAAQAVESLRRQINDSASDGAAA; translated from the coding sequence ATGATTCTAGCCGGAACCAACCTTGAAGCCACGGCCCTCTCCACCGTGATGGACTATCTCGCCCAACGCGCGACGATCTGCGCCAAGGTCCTCGACCGCGGCGGCAAGGTGCTCGCCGTCAACAAGCGTGGACTGGAACTCCTTAACACCGACGCGACCACCATCTGCGGGCAGATCTGGACCGAGTTCTGGCACGGGGCGGAGCGCAAAAAGGCCGAGGCCACTCTAGTCAGCGCCTTCGAGGGCAAGCCCGCAAGCTTCCTCGGGACCTTCGTGCACGAGCACACGGGTGAGAGCACCTGGGACGTGGAGATCGTGCCGCTCGACTGGGAGGACGGCAAAGTCGCCCGCGTGCTCGCCCTGTCCTCCTTCATGTCGGGCACCGCGCCCGACGGGGAGCGCGCCGCCAGAGCCTTCGAGGACCGCAAGATGCTCGGATCGCTGAGCGAACTTTTCCACACGCTCAGCAATCTCACCGCCGTCTCGACCAGCGCCGCCAACATCCTGCGCCGCGGCGTGGATCAGGAGCGCGCGGAGGCGCTCGCCGAGGCGCTGACCGAGGCCGGGCTTCAGGCTGCGCAGGCGGTGGAGAGCCTGCGGCGACAGATCAACGACAGCGCAAGCGACGGTGCGGCGGCCTGA
- a CDS encoding endonuclease/exonuclease/phosphatase family protein translates to MIPETTVALPVPGPDDLAIGALPREVAVHDAHMATVPGMGLIEVGGAAPNAPLALPLTVGAWNLERCLFPEASAAHAGDCDLLLLSEMDHGMARTKQRNTTAVMAAERGMAYAYAVEFLELGLGSPIERQFCDDAHNALGYHGNGLLARGVLHAPFALRLWGRRQWFFDDEQPRLGERIAVGARIETAEGPFLAVSTHLESACGPAHREAQVAGLITALNAAFPGLPVLIGGDLNTGNHAGGDWRAEGLFDVARAAGYSVHGGREDQTTTRPSLITRWPERAMKLDWFLARGLRLGPVEIRSSLGPDGTPLSDHDLIVTRIEGLAGR, encoded by the coding sequence ATGATCCCCGAAACCACTGTCGCACTGCCGGTGCCCGGTCCCGACGACTTGGCCATCGGTGCATTGCCGCGCGAGGTCGCGGTGCACGATGCGCATATGGCCACGGTGCCCGGTATGGGTCTGATCGAGGTCGGGGGGGCGGCGCCGAACGCCCCCCTCGCGCTGCCGCTCACCGTTGGCGCCTGGAACCTCGAGCGCTGCCTCTTCCCCGAGGCCTCGGCGGCCCATGCCGGCGACTGTGACCTTCTGCTGCTGTCCGAGATGGACCATGGCATGGCGCGCACCAAGCAGCGCAACACGACTGCGGTCATGGCGGCGGAGCGGGGCATGGCCTATGCCTACGCGGTGGAGTTCCTAGAGCTGGGGCTCGGCTCGCCCATCGAGCGCCAGTTCTGCGACGACGCGCACAACGCGCTTGGCTACCACGGCAACGGGCTCTTGGCGCGCGGCGTGCTGCACGCGCCCTTCGCGCTGCGGCTCTGGGGCAGGCGCCAATGGTTCTTCGATGACGAACAGCCGCGGCTCGGCGAGCGCATCGCGGTGGGCGCCCGGATCGAGACCGCCGAGGGGCCGTTCCTCGCCGTCTCGACCCATCTCGAAAGTGCCTGCGGCCCTGCGCACCGCGAAGCGCAGGTGGCGGGGCTGATCACGGCGCTGAATGCCGCGTTCCCCGGTCTTCCGGTGCTGATCGGCGGCGATCTCAACACCGGCAACCACGCCGGCGGCGATTGGCGCGCGGAGGGGCTCTTCGACGTCGCCCGCGCCGCGGGCTACAGCGTGCACGGCGGGCGGGAGGACCAGACGACCACCCGCCCGAGCCTGATCACCCGCTGGCCGGAAAGGGCGATGAAGCTCGACTGGTTCCTTGCGCGGGGCCTGCGCCTTGGCCCGGTGGAGATCCGTTCTTCGCTCGGGCCGGACGGCACACCGCTTTCGGACCACGACCTCATCGTCACGCGGATCGAGGGGCTCGCGGGCCGCTAG
- the ugpE gene encoding sn-glycerol-3-phosphate ABC transporter permease UgpE, whose product MQKIKPFDHLILILGVLFLCAPVVMALMSSTHAAIDIHSNGLSLLPGGNGVETYTKVLTHKGGFTGDVTGLLMLRNSLIMGLGFAVGKIALSMMAAYALVYFRFRFATLLFWAIFATLLLPLEVRIMPSYQVMSELHLLNTYTGLIVPLLASATGTFFFRQFFRSVPDELLEAARIDGAGPLKFFIDVLVPLSKTMMAAIFIIMFIYGWNQYLWPLLMTTDESFYTLMRGIKSILQVWVGSQIPDYNEAFALAVLAMIPPVAVVVIFQRMFIKGLTESDK is encoded by the coding sequence CTGCGCACCGGTGGTGATGGCGCTGATGTCCTCGACCCATGCGGCGATCGACATCCACTCCAACGGCCTGTCGCTGCTGCCCGGCGGCAATGGCGTAGAGACCTACACCAAGGTGCTGACCCACAAGGGCGGCTTCACCGGCGACGTCACCGGCCTTTTGATGCTGCGCAACTCGCTGATCATGGGGCTCGGCTTCGCGGTGGGAAAGATCGCGCTGTCGATGATGGCCGCCTACGCGCTGGTCTACTTCCGCTTCCGCTTCGCGACGCTGCTCTTCTGGGCCATCTTCGCGACGCTGCTGCTGCCGCTGGAAGTGCGGATCATGCCCTCCTATCAGGTGATGTCCGAACTGCACCTGCTCAACACCTACACCGGACTCATCGTGCCGCTGCTGGCCTCGGCCACGGGCACCTTCTTTTTCCGGCAGTTCTTCCGCTCGGTGCCGGATGAGCTCTTGGAGGCGGCGCGGATCGACGGGGCAGGGCCGTTGAAGTTCTTCATCGACGTGCTTGTGCCGCTGTCGAAAACCATGATGGCGGCGATCTTCATCATCATGTTCATCTACGGCTGGAACCAGTACCTCTGGCCGCTGCTGATGACCACGGACGAGAGCTTCTACACGCTCATGCGCGGCATCAAGTCGATCCTGCAGGTCTGGGTCGGCAGCCAGATCCCCGATTACAACGAAGCCTTTGCCCTCGCGGTGCTGGCCATGATCCCCCCGGTTGCCGTGGTGGTGATCTTCCAGCGCATGTTCATCAAGGGCCTGACGGAAAGCGATAAATAA
- a CDS encoding sn-glycerol-3-phosphate import ATP-binding protein UgpC yields the protein MAELTLRSVGKTYTGGVDAVSDVTIDIADGEFIVLVGPSGCGKSTLLRMVAGLETVTCGDVHIGGRRVNDLDPAERDIAMVFQNYALYPHMSVRDNMAYGLKNRGESKAVIEERVAEAARMLELGQYLDRKPRALSGGQRQRVAMGRAIVRQPAAFLFDEPLSNLDAKLRVSMRMEIRKLQQRLGTTSLYVTHDQLEAMTLADRLVVLNGGRVEQIGAPLEVYRKPASTFVASFIGAPAMSLLDACIEGGRLLLEGQALATLGNAPGPVTLGLRAEDLRIAAAGLPMRVDYVEELGAQRVIHGMVGDQALAVTDAHDAPLGPEVRIAVDPSKLHLFDARTGRRMDKRLELIAEPAQ from the coding sequence ATGGCTGAACTTACTCTCAGGTCGGTCGGCAAGACCTACACCGGCGGCGTCGATGCGGTCTCGGACGTGACCATCGACATCGCGGACGGCGAATTCATCGTTCTGGTCGGCCCGTCGGGCTGCGGCAAGTCCACGCTGCTGCGCATGGTCGCAGGGCTCGAGACGGTGACCTGCGGCGACGTGCATATCGGGGGTCGGCGGGTCAATGACCTCGACCCGGCCGAGCGCGACATCGCCATGGTGTTCCAGAACTATGCCCTCTACCCGCACATGTCGGTGCGCGACAACATGGCCTATGGGCTCAAGAACCGCGGCGAGAGCAAGGCGGTCATCGAGGAGCGCGTGGCCGAGGCGGCGCGGATGCTCGAGCTTGGCCAGTACCTCGACCGCAAGCCGCGCGCGCTCTCGGGCGGGCAGCGGCAGCGAGTGGCCATGGGCCGCGCCATCGTGCGCCAGCCCGCGGCCTTTCTCTTCGACGAGCCGCTGTCGAACCTCGACGCCAAGCTGCGGGTGTCGATGCGCATGGAGATTCGCAAGCTGCAGCAACGGCTCGGGACGACCTCGCTCTACGTGACCCACGACCAACTCGAAGCGATGACGCTGGCCGATCGTTTGGTGGTGCTGAACGGGGGCCGCGTCGAGCAGATCGGCGCGCCGCTCGAGGTCTACCGCAAGCCCGCCTCGACCTTTGTCGCCTCCTTCATCGGGGCGCCCGCCATGAGCCTTCTCGACGCCTGCATCGAGGGCGGTCGACTGCTGCTCGAGGGGCAGGCGCTGGCGACGCTCGGCAACGCGCCGGGACCGGTCACGCTTGGCCTGCGCGCAGAGGATCTGCGCATCGCCGCGGCCGGCCTGCCGATGCGGGTGGACTACGTCGAGGAACTCGGCGCGCAGCGCGTCATCCACGGCATGGTCGGTGATCAGGCGCTGGCGGTCACCGACGCGCATGACGCGCCGCTCGGCCCGGAGGTGCGGATCGCGGTCGATCCCTCGAAGCTGCATCTCTTCGACGCGCGCACCGGGCGCCGGATGGACAAGCGGCTGGAGCTCATCGCCGAGCCTGCGCAATGA
- a CDS encoding HWE histidine kinase domain-containing protein, whose protein sequence is MNDSFISTDTPVDLTNCDREPIHLLGNVQSFAALVAISADWIVQHVSRNAGALLGLDAEEITGRVFSDLLPRETVAKLREKLGGTSHENSVARLFGFDVFGDGRLFDVSAHQSGSSFIFEFEPKLREGAHDELAQVTPMLRRLSAQGDLAGASEEAARQLRALTGFDRVMVYQFGPEGDGTVIAEAKDGNDSESYLGLHFPASDIPRQARALYKRSLLRLIADVDDEVSPIVPPQSPEGQPLDLSLAMSRAVSPIHLEYLRNMSVRASMSVSIVIRGELWGLFACHHRAPRHVDYERRTAVELLAQFFAYELERQEAKAASETVGRAQRLHDRLMMQISSGEGLVASFPSIAHEIGKVIPHDGIALYSDGAYVMQGSAPSKEEFQTIARFLNTAAASRVYATDSLVARLPSMEALKEECAGVLAIPVSRTPRDYLVLFRSEVVRQVNWAGNPNKPVEVGPLGARLTPRKSFELWKEDVAGRSESWSPTVLKAAEAIRVTLLEVVLKLSDEVNAERKRAQDQQELLIAELNHRVRNVLGLIRSLVGQSRQSAHTIEEFTAAVDGRIHALAQAHDQLTSTQWQPVALRELLAVELGAYISGEEHRVSVTGTPVLLAPDAFSTMALVLHELVTNSVKYGALSVPVGRVDVAVERLPDGLVRIGWAESGGPVVRAPERRGFGTTIIEKSIPFELKGSAEVHFEVTGLRAEFLLPERYVSDSPEQAPASVPEPKVAAWEAEGLTGVALVVEDNMIIAMDAADILSDLGAGTVLTASSVAEALRIIDAHPISVAVLDVNLGSETSLPVAEMLARRDVPFVLASGYAGQSDWLSRFPSAPMTSKPFTIETLSKAVGRLMGRAEG, encoded by the coding sequence ATGAACGATTCCTTCATCTCGACCGATACACCCGTTGACCTGACCAACTGCGACCGCGAGCCGATCCATCTTCTGGGCAACGTGCAGAGCTTTGCGGCGCTGGTCGCGATCTCGGCGGATTGGATCGTGCAGCACGTCTCGCGCAACGCCGGGGCGCTGCTCGGGCTCGACGCCGAGGAAATCACCGGCCGGGTCTTCTCGGACCTGCTGCCGCGCGAGACCGTCGCGAAGCTGCGCGAGAAGCTCGGTGGCACCAGCCACGAGAACTCCGTGGCCCGGCTCTTTGGATTCGACGTCTTCGGCGACGGGCGGCTCTTCGATGTCAGCGCGCATCAGTCCGGGTCGAGCTTCATCTTCGAGTTCGAACCCAAGCTCCGCGAGGGCGCGCATGACGAGCTGGCGCAGGTGACCCCCATGCTGCGGCGGCTGTCGGCGCAGGGCGACCTTGCAGGCGCCTCGGAGGAGGCCGCGCGGCAGCTCCGTGCGCTCACCGGTTTCGACCGCGTGATGGTCTACCAGTTCGGCCCCGAGGGCGACGGCACGGTGATCGCCGAGGCCAAGGACGGCAACGACTCCGAATCCTACCTCGGCCTGCATTTCCCGGCATCGGACATCCCCCGGCAGGCGCGGGCGCTCTACAAGCGCAGCCTGCTTCGGCTGATCGCCGACGTCGACGATGAGGTTTCTCCCATCGTGCCGCCGCAGAGCCCCGAGGGGCAGCCGCTGGATCTGTCGCTGGCCATGTCGCGGGCGGTTTCGCCGATCCATCTAGAATACCTGCGGAACATGAGCGTGCGCGCGTCGATGTCGGTGTCCATCGTCATCCGCGGAGAGCTCTGGGGCCTCTTTGCCTGCCATCACCGCGCGCCGCGGCACGTGGACTACGAGCGCCGCACCGCCGTGGAACTCTTAGCGCAGTTCTTTGCCTACGAGCTGGAACGTCAGGAGGCCAAGGCCGCGAGCGAAACCGTCGGCCGGGCACAGCGGCTGCACGACCGGCTGATGATGCAGATCAGCTCGGGTGAGGGGCTGGTGGCGAGCTTTCCCAGCATCGCTCATGAAATCGGCAAAGTGATCCCGCATGACGGCATCGCGCTCTATTCCGACGGGGCCTATGTCATGCAGGGCAGTGCGCCCTCAAAAGAAGAGTTCCAAACCATCGCGCGGTTCCTCAACACCGCCGCCGCCAGCCGGGTCTATGCCACCGACAGCCTCGTCGCGCGGCTGCCCTCCATGGAGGCGCTGAAAGAAGAGTGCGCGGGGGTCCTCGCCATCCCGGTCTCGCGCACGCCGCGTGACTACCTCGTGCTCTTCCGCTCCGAGGTGGTGCGCCAGGTGAACTGGGCAGGCAATCCCAACAAGCCGGTCGAGGTCGGACCGCTTGGCGCGCGGCTCACCCCGCGCAAGAGCTTCGAGCTCTGGAAGGAAGACGTGGCGGGCCGCTCCGAGAGCTGGTCGCCGACCGTGCTGAAGGCGGCCGAGGCGATCCGGGTGACATTGCTCGAGGTGGTGCTGAAACTCTCGGACGAAGTCAACGCCGAGCGCAAGCGGGCGCAGGATCAACAGGAATTGCTGATCGCCGAGCTCAATCACCGGGTGCGCAACGTGCTGGGGTTGATCCGCTCGCTGGTCGGCCAGTCGCGGCAGTCGGCGCATACGATCGAGGAATTCACCGCCGCGGTCGACGGGCGCATCCACGCGCTGGCGCAGGCGCATGACCAACTGACCTCGACACAGTGGCAGCCGGTGGCACTGCGCGAGCTGTTGGCGGTCGAGCTTGGTGCCTATATCTCGGGCGAAGAACACCGGGTGTCGGTCACTGGCACGCCGGTGCTGCTGGCGCCCGACGCCTTCTCGACGATGGCGCTGGTGCTGCACGAGCTGGTCACCAACTCGGTCAAATACGGCGCGCTGTCGGTGCCCGTGGGTCGCGTCGACGTGGCCGTCGAGCGGCTGCCCGACGGGCTGGTGCGGATCGGCTGGGCGGAAAGTGGTGGCCCGGTGGTGCGCGCGCCCGAGCGGCGCGGCTTCGGCACCACGATCATCGAGAAATCCATCCCCTTCGAGCTCAAGGGAAGTGCCGAGGTGCATTTCGAAGTGACCGGTCTACGCGCCGAGTTCCTGCTGCCCGAGCGCTACGTGAGCGACTCCCCCGAACAGGCGCCGGCCAGCGTGCCGGAGCCGAAGGTTGCGGCGTGGGAAGCCGAAGGCCTGACGGGCGTCGCGCTGGTGGTCGAGGACAACATGATCATCGCCATGGACGCGGCCGACATCCTGTCGGACCTCGGCGCCGGGACGGTGCTCACCGCCTCCTCTGTGGCCGAGGCGCTGCGGATCATCGACGCGCATCCGATCTCGGTGGCGGTGCTTGACGTGAACCTCGGGTCCGAAACCAGTCTGCCCGTCGCCGAGATGCTGGCGCGGCGAGACGTGCCCTTCGTTCTGGCAAGCGGCTATGCGGGGCAGTCCGATTGGCTGTCGCGCTTTCCCAGCGCGCCGATGACCAGCAAGCCCTTCACCATCGAGACGCTGTCCAAGGCAGTCGGTCGGCTCATGGGTCGGGCAGAGGGATAG
- a CDS encoding RbsD/FucU family protein — protein MLPENTILKTIDPLMTGELLAILSDMGHGDEIVLVDANFPAARAAQRLVRLPGIGIDCAAEAILSLFPLDDFVAAPAAVMACPNGRPEIFDDFDRLLAAAEGKPVTVAQIDRFDFYDRAEQAYAVVATGERRHYANLILKKGVLRA, from the coding sequence GTGCTGCCGGAGAACACCATACTAAAGACCATAGACCCGCTGATGACCGGCGAGCTTCTCGCCATCCTGAGCGACATGGGCCACGGCGACGAGATCGTCCTGGTCGACGCCAATTTCCCCGCCGCGCGGGCCGCGCAGCGGCTGGTGCGCCTGCCCGGGATCGGCATCGACTGCGCCGCAGAGGCGATCCTGTCGCTCTTCCCGCTCGACGATTTCGTCGCGGCCCCCGCCGCGGTCATGGCCTGCCCCAACGGGCGACCCGAGATCTTCGACGACTTCGACCGCCTCCTTGCCGCGGCCGAGGGCAAGCCGGTGACGGTTGCGCAGATCGACCGCTTCGACTTCTACGATCGCGCAGAGCAGGCCTATGCGGTCGTCGCCACAGGAGAAAGGCGGCACTACGCCAACCTCATCCTCAAGAAAGGCGTGCTGCGGGCCTAG
- a CDS encoding error-prone DNA polymerase, which translates to MTPYAELCVTSNFTFLTGASHPEELVTRAAELGLEAIAITDRNSVAGVVRAFSALKELERLQGEAREAAEAAAREAPAIRSQSLTDPSSRQRVAQVPPGAAPLLPPERPLPRLIAGARLVLTDSALHWIALPCDIAAWARLTRLLSLGKRRAEKGACHLTRADLHAACEGMILIALPPDPLEPGAPRANPDAELREMLRRCPGRSFLGAAPVYDGRDQIRLDRLAHLSQQTGLPLVAVGDALMHRSARRPLADVLTCLREGCTIDNIGTRRLTNGERRLKSGDEMARLFHRYPAALRRTVEIADRCAFRLDELRYQYPDEAQNGEPAQDRLARLSREGLHWRYPSGPPPKIVHRVEKELRLIGEMGYASYFLTVHDIVAFARSRGILCQGRGSAANSVVCYLLGVTEVPPESITLIFERFISKERGEPPDIDVDFEHERREEVIQWIYERYGRERAGLTATVIHFRSRAAIREVGKVMGLSQDVIARLSGQIWGWSSSAPDEDRMRDAGIDPTDDRVLMTAKLIEEIIGFPRHLSQHVGGFVITHGRLDELCPIENAAMDDRTVIEWDKDDIDALGLLKVDILALGMLTCIRKAFGLLVEHRGQRWTLANVPAEDGTVYDMLCRADAIGVFQVESRAQLNFLPRMLPRCFYDLVCEVAIVRPGPIQGGMVHPFINRRQGKEPVEDLGPAMMEVLGRTYGVPLFQEQAMQIAVVAAGFTPAEADRLRRSLATFKRMGTIGAFRDRFVSGMLARGYDGAFAERCFAQIEGFGSYGFPESHAASFARLVYISAWLKKHHQAIFTCALLNSQPMGFYAPAQLVRDAREHGVEVRPVSVNHSEWDNTLERRPDGSLALRLGLRQIKGLREEDAAWIVAARANGYPDVESLWRRAGVKPATLERLAEGDGFAALGLTRRDALWAAKALQAPKPLPLFGTDGEGGIEPDVILPAMTLGQEVVEDYLSLRLSLRAHPMELLRPRLPESLPHSAFDKVPHRHRITVTGLVITRQRPGTASGVIFLTLEDETGTSNVVVWTKIYETFRKAVIAGRLLRVTGRLEREGVVTHLIAETVEDLSELLFDLGGAVPVLGPIQSNDGRADETRRPAGGSRRGSAAHHPREQAKKLFPSRDFH; encoded by the coding sequence ATGACCCCCTATGCCGAGCTTTGCGTGACCAGCAACTTCACCTTCCTCACCGGGGCCTCGCACCCCGAGGAGCTGGTCACCCGTGCCGCCGAGCTGGGACTCGAGGCGATCGCCATCACCGACCGTAACTCGGTGGCGGGAGTGGTGCGCGCCTTTTCGGCGCTGAAGGAACTGGAGCGGCTGCAAGGCGAGGCCCGCGAGGCCGCCGAGGCGGCGGCGCGTGAGGCCCCGGCGATCCGCTCGCAATCGCTGACCGATCCGTCGAGCCGCCAGCGCGTGGCGCAGGTGCCGCCGGGGGCCGCGCCTCTCCTGCCACCCGAGCGCCCACTGCCCCGGCTCATCGCGGGCGCGCGGCTGGTGCTGACCGACAGCGCGCTGCACTGGATCGCCCTGCCCTGCGACATCGCCGCCTGGGCGCGGCTGACGCGGCTCTTGTCCTTGGGCAAGCGGCGGGCGGAGAAAGGCGCGTGCCACCTCACCCGCGCCGACCTGCACGCCGCCTGCGAGGGGATGATCCTCATCGCGCTGCCGCCAGACCCGCTGGAGCCCGGCGCTCCCCGTGCAAACCCAGACGCCGAGCTGCGCGAGATGCTGCGCCGCTGCCCCGGGCGTAGCTTCCTCGGGGCCGCGCCGGTTTACGACGGGCGCGATCAGATCCGGCTCGACCGGCTGGCGCACCTCTCGCAGCAGACCGGCCTGCCGCTGGTGGCGGTGGGCGATGCGCTCATGCACCGCTCGGCCCGCCGCCCGCTGGCCGACGTGCTGACCTGCCTGCGCGAGGGCTGCACCATCGACAATATCGGCACCCGGCGGCTGACCAACGGCGAGCGGCGGCTGAAGTCCGGCGACGAGATGGCCCGGCTCTTCCACCGCTACCCCGCCGCGCTGCGCCGCACGGTCGAAATCGCCGATCGCTGCGCCTTCCGCCTCGACGAACTGCGCTACCAGTACCCGGACGAGGCGCAAAACGGCGAGCCGGCGCAGGACCGGCTCGCCCGGCTCTCGCGCGAAGGGTTGCACTGGCGTTACCCTTCGGGTCCGCCGCCGAAGATCGTCCACCGGGTGGAAAAGGAACTGCGGCTGATCGGCGAGATGGGCTACGCCTCGTATTTCCTGACGGTGCACGACATCGTCGCCTTCGCCCGCTCGCGCGGCATCCTGTGCCAGGGGCGCGGCTCGGCGGCCAACTCTGTCGTGTGCTACCTGCTCGGCGTCACAGAAGTGCCCCCCGAGAGCATCACGCTGATCTTCGAGCGCTTCATCTCCAAGGAACGCGGCGAGCCGCCCGATATCGACGTCGATTTCGAGCATGAGCGGCGCGAGGAGGTGATCCAGTGGATCTACGAGCGCTACGGGCGCGAGCGCGCCGGGCTGACCGCCACGGTGATCCACTTCCGCTCGCGCGCGGCGATCCGCGAGGTCGGCAAGGTGATGGGGCTGAGCCAGGACGTGATCGCCCGGCTCTCGGGGCAGATCTGGGGCTGGTCGTCGAGCGCCCCGGACGAGGACCGCATGCGCGACGCCGGGATCGATCCCACCGATGACCGGGTGCTGATGACCGCCAAGCTGATCGAGGAGATCATCGGTTTCCCCCGGCATCTGTCGCAGCACGTCGGCGGCTTCGTCATCACCCACGGGCGGCTCGACGAGCTCTGCCCGATCGAGAACGCGGCGATGGACGACCGCACGGTGATCGAATGGGACAAGGACGACATCGACGCGCTGGGGCTTTTGAAGGTCGACATCCTCGCGCTGGGGATGCTGACCTGCATCCGCAAGGCCTTTGGCCTTCTGGTGGAGCACCGCGGCCAGCGCTGGACGCTGGCCAATGTCCCTGCCGAGGACGGCACGGTTTACGACATGCTCTGCCGCGCCGATGCTATCGGGGTATTCCAGGTGGAAAGCCGGGCGCAGCTCAACTTCCTGCCCCGGATGCTGCCCCGGTGCTTCTACGATCTGGTGTGCGAAGTGGCCATCGTGCGCCCCGGCCCCATTCAGGGCGGCATGGTGCATCCCTTCATCAACCGCCGTCAGGGCAAAGAACCGGTCGAGGATCTGGGCCCCGCGATGATGGAGGTGCTGGGCCGCACCTACGGCGTGCCGCTCTTTCAGGAACAGGCGATGCAGATCGCCGTGGTCGCCGCCGGCTTCACCCCCGCCGAGGCCGACCGGCTGCGCCGCAGCCTCGCCACCTTCAAGCGCATGGGCACCATCGGCGCCTTTCGCGACAGGTTCGTGTCTGGAATGCTGGCGCGCGGCTACGACGGGGCCTTCGCCGAGCGCTGCTTTGCCCAGATCGAGGGCTTCGGCAGCTACGGCTTTCCCGAAAGCCACGCCGCCAGCTTCGCGCGGCTGGTCTATATCTCGGCCTGGCTGAAGAAGCACCATCAGGCGATTTTCACCTGTGCGCTGCTCAACTCGCAGCCCATGGGGTTCTACGCCCCCGCCCAGCTGGTGCGCGACGCGCGTGAACATGGCGTCGAGGTGCGGCCGGTCTCGGTGAACCATTCCGAGTGGGACAACACGCTCGAACGCCGCCCCGATGGCAGCCTCGCGCTGCGGCTCGGGCTGCGCCAGATCAAGGGGCTGCGCGAGGAGGACGCGGCGTGGATCGTCGCGGCACGGGCCAACGGCTATCCGGATGTCGAAAGCCTCTGGCGCCGCGCCGGGGTGAAACCCGCCACGCTCGAGCGGCTGGCCGAGGGCGACGGCTTTGCCGCGCTCGGCCTCACCCGGCGCGACGCGCTCTGGGCCGCCAAGGCGCTGCAGGCGCCGAAACCGCTGCCGCTCTTCGGCACCGATGGCGAGGGCGGCATTGAACCCGACGTGATCCTTCCCGCGATGACGCTCGGGCAGGAGGTGGTCGAGGATTACCTCTCGCTGCGCCTGTCGCTGCGGGCACATCCGATGGAGCTGCTGCGCCCGCGCCTGCCGGAAAGCCTGCCGCACAGCGCCTTCGACAAGGTGCCCCACCGCCACCGCATCACCGTCACCGGGCTGGTGATCACCCGCCAGCGCCCCGGCACCGCCTCGGGGGTGATCTTCCTGACGCTGGAGGATGAGACCGGCACCTCGAACGTGGTGGTCTGGACGAAGATCTACGAGACCTTCCGCAAGGCGGTGATCGCCGGACGGCTGCTGCGCGTCACCGGGCGGCTCGAGCGCGAGGGCGTGGTGACCCATCTCATCGCCGAGACGGTCGAGGACCTGTCGGAGCTGCTCTTCGATCTCGGCGGGGCGGTGCCCGTGCTCGGCCCGATCCAGAGCAACGACGGCCGCGCCGATGAGACCCGTCGACCGGCAGGCGGCAGCCGCCGCGGCAGCGCCGCACATCATCCCCGCGAGCAGGCCAAGAAGCTCTTCCCCAGCCGCGACTTCCATTAA